The nucleotide sequence ATTTTGAATCCCAAAAAGAAAAAAACACCACAAGTGAATTGAATATACACCGACATTATTGCCGAAAAGAGAGGTAATGGCATTCCGTAGGCTTCAAGAAAGTTGCTAAACTCTAGCATTCGCTCCCAAGAAAATATATTATCTATCGTCCCGTAGATAAGGTGAAAACCTACAGTCAGCCTAATGGGTAAGTCTGCGTAACCTTTTAGTTTATTCATTTCCAAAAATCGTAT is from Marinobacter alexandrii and encodes:
- a CDS encoding DoxX family protein encodes the protein MNKLKGYADLPIRLTVGFHLIYGTIDNIFSWERMLEFSNFLEAYGMPLPLFSAIMSVYIQFTCGVFFFLGFKIRPASILMIVNFIVAILLVHVGDTYPSTYPAISMLAGSVFLMLNGAGKISLDVLINKKEQS